The segment TCCAACGCGACGGCCCTGCGCTTCGCCGTGGTCGCCCCCGGCCCCGATTTCGGCAACCCGCCGCCGGGGCGCGATTCCGCCGACCGCCCCTCGGCCGAGCGCCCGTCCAAGGACGGGGTGCAGGTGCCCAGCGCCGTGGAGCATCATCTGCGCCAGCGCATCGGCCAGATCGTGGCGGCCCAGGTGATCGAGGACCAGGACAACAACCTCGTCGCCGAGGGGCCGGTCAGCTACCACACTTACAACGCCGTCCTGAAGCGCTGCATGAACAAGGCGCGGTCGGAAATGACGCTGTCGGAACTGGAGGCCGCCCTCGGCTGGCTGGAGCGCAACCGCATCTCTGACCATCTGCACCTGATCGCCGACGACCCACAGTACCGCTGGTCGAGCCGCCGCAAGGGCCGAGGCGCGGGGGCGGTCACGGCCTTCTCGAAACCATCCCGCCGGGCGCCACACCATGGTACGGTGAAGCCGGCGTCCTAAATAACGCCCCCGGCCACACTTTTTTGCAGGAGCGAAGCAATCGGCCTTCGTGGAGAGTGTCGGCCCGTTCGCCACCCGTGGAGGTTCCTGGTGCGTTTCGCGAGGCCGCTCAAGATTCTTCTCGTGGAGGATGACTCGCTCACCGCCATGGCGCTGGCCCGCATGCTGGAAATGGCCCATTGCACGGTCACCACCGTGACGGACGGCGAGGCCGGTTTGAGCGCCCTGGCCGAGGGCACATACGATGCGCTGGTCACCGATCTGGTGATGCCCCGGCTGGGTGGCGAGGCGATGATCCGCCAATTGCGCCTCGACCGGCCCAACCTGCCCATTGTCGTGCTCTCCGCCTCCCCACCCGAGGACGGCATCCCCGGCCTGCGGGACGGGGATGGCGGACCGTTGGTGATCCTGAGGAAGCCTGTCCTGGCGGGGGAACTGCTGACGGCGATGGATGAGCTGTTCCTGAAGACGTGAGCGGGGGCGGTCAGGCCTTCTTCTTGCCGAAGCTGATCTTCGGCTCCTCGCCCTTCAGCAGGCGCGTGATGTTCGCGGAATGGCGGATGGCGACCAGCACGGCGATGAACAGGCACAGCCCCGCCACCAGCGGCCCACCGAAGATCCAGCCGAAGATCGGGCTGAGGCCCAGCGCGGTCAGGGCGGACAGGGACGAGATCTTGAACAGGAAGGCCATCGCCAGCCACGTCGCGCAGGCGATCACGCCGACCGGCCAGGACACCGCCAGCAGCACGCCGAGCGCCGTCGCCACACCCTTGCCGCCCTTGAAGCCGAGCCAGACCGGGAAGCTGTGGCCCAGCATGGCGCCGCCCGCCGCGAAGACCGCCGCCTCCGGCCCCGCCCAGGCGAGGGCGATGAGGGCGGCGATGGCGCCCTTGCCGCTGTCCAGGATCAGGGTGGCGACGGCCAACGGCTTGTTGCCGGTGCGCAGCACGTTGGTGGCGCCGATGTTGCCGGACCCGATCTGGCGGATGTCGCCCAGACCGGCCAGCCGCGTCAGCACCAGCCCGAAGGGGATCGAGCCCAGCAGATAGCCCAGCAGGGCCGAGACAAGCAGGGTCACCGCGTCAGCCCTCGAACTGCCAAACGGTGCGCCCGTCGACCACGGTGCGCAGCGGACGGCCCTGGACGGGGCGGTCCTCGAAGGGGCTGTTCTTCGACTTCGACTTGAAGGCCGCTACATCCACCTTCCACGGCACGTCGAGGTCGAAGGCGATCAGGTCGGCGGGCGCCCCCTTGGCGATGCGGCCGAGCGGCAGACCGAGGAGTTCCGCCGGCTTCACGGTCACGCAGGCCAGCGCCTTCAGCAGCGGCATGGCGCCCTTGTGCACCAGCTCCAGCGTCAGCGGGAACAGCGTCTCCAGTCCGATCACGCCGCAGGCGGCCTGGGCGAAGGGCAGGCGCTTCTGGTCCTGGTCCTGCGGCGTGTGGTCGGAGGCGATGGCGTCGATGGTGCCGTCGGCCAGACCCTCCACGATGGCGCGCCGGTCCATCTCGCCGCGCAGCGGCGGGGACACCTTGGCGAAGGTGCGGTAGTCGCCGACGTCCGTCTCGGTCAGGGCGAAGTAATGCGGGGCGGTGTCGCAGGTGACCTTGAGCCCGCGCGCCTTGGCGCGGCGGATCAAGTCCACCGACTCGCCCGTCGAGACGTGGGCGAAGTGCAGCCGGCCACCGGAGAGTTCGAGCAGGCGCAGGTCGCGCTCGATCATGATGATCTCGGCCTCCCGCGGGATGCCGACGAGGCCGAGGCGGGTGGCGCGCTCGCCCGAATTCATCATGCCGCCGCTGGCGAGGCTCGGCTCCTCCGGATGCTGGACGATCAGCTTGTCGAAGGTGCGGGCGTAGCTGAGCGCGCGGCGCATCGCCTTGGCGCTGGCGATCGCCTTGGTGCCGTCGGTGAAGGCCACGGCCCCGGCGCGGGACAGCAGGCCCATCTCGGTGATCTCGTTGCCGTCCGTCCCGCGGGTGGCGGCGGCGTAGGCGAAGACCTTGACCAGACGGACCTCGCGGGCGCGCCGGGCGATGAACTCCAGGCTCGCCACCTCGTCGGTCACCGGGTCGGTGTTGGGCAGCAGGACCACGGCGGTGATGCCGCCGGCCACCGCGGCGCGCGACGCGCTCTTGATGGTGTCCTTTTCCTCCTCGCCGGGCTCGCCGATCAGGACGCGCATGTCGACGAGGCCGGGGGCGAGGCACTGGCCCTGGAGGTCGACGACCTCGATCCCCTCCGGCACGCCGCCGGCGAACAGCGACGGGCCGAAGTCGGCGATCTTCGCCCCTTCGGTCAGCAGGTCGCCCCGCTGGTCCAGGCCGCTGGCGGGGTCGAGCAGGCGGGCGTTGCGGTAGGCGACGCGGGCGTTGGCGTTAGACATCGGTGCCCCGGCGGTCTCGGGTGAGAAGGTCGAGCACGGCCATGCGGACGGCCACGCCCAGCTCCACCTGATCGAGGATCATGGAGCGCTTGAGGTCGTCGGCGACCTCCGAATCGATCTCGACGCCGCGGTTCATCGGGCCGGGGTGCATCACCACCGCGTGCGGCTTCGCCACCGCCAGCTTCTCGTAGTCCAGGCCGTAGAAGTAGAAGTATTCACGGGTCGAGGGGACGTACTGGCCGCTCATCCGCTCCGTCTGGAGGCGCAGCATCATCACCACGTCGGCGTCCTTCAGGCCGGTCGCCATGGAGTGGTGGATTTCGACGCCCAGCCGGTCGATCTGCGAGGGGATCAGCGTCGGCGGCGCCACGACGCGGACGCGGGCGCCCATGGCGTTCAGCAGATGGATGTTGGAGCGCGCGACGCGGCTGTGCAGGATGTCGCCGCAGATCGCCACGATCAGACCGTCGAGGCTGCCCAACCGGCGGCGGATCGCCAGCGCGTCCAGGAGCCCCTGCGTCGGATGCTCGTGGTGGCCGTCGCCGGCGTTGATGACCGAGCAGTTGACCTTGTCGGCCAGCAGCTTCACCGCCCCCGAATCGGCGTGGCGAACGACCAGCGCGTCGAGGTGCATGGCGTTCAGCGTCATCGCCGTGTCGATCAGCGTCTCGCCCTTCTTCACCGAGCTGCCGTCCGACGACATGTTGATGACGTCGGCGCCGAGCCGCTTGCCGGCCAGCTCGAAGCTGGTGCGGGTGCGGGTCGAGTTCTCGAAGAACAGGTTGACGATCGTCCGCCCGTCGAGGAGCGACGACTTCTTCGAAGGCTGGCGGTTCTGCTCGACGTAGCCGTCGGCGAGGTCGAGGATGGTGGTGATCTCGCCTGCCGTCAGCCCCTCGATGCCAAGGAGGTGGCGGTGCGGGAAAACCGTCGTGGAATGGGGCGATCCGGTCATGGGCCGCGACTATAGGAGCGGTCCCGGACGCCCGCAAGCGCGCCCTATGACCTTTTTAAAGGTAGGCGATGAGGCGCCCGCAGGCCAGGACACCGACCCACAGCGCGAGCGAGGCGGCGCCGGCGAACCGGGCGCCCGGGGGTGGCCGGTCCGCGAGGCTCCACTCCGCCATCCGACGGCCGGCGAGCCCATGGAAGGCCAGGATGTTCAGCAGGGCCAGCCCGATCAGCGCCAGCTTCGCCAGGAAGGCCGGATTGCCGGCCAGCGCCGTCGCCTCCGTGGTGAAGAGGAGGAGACCGGTCGGCACCGCCAGCGTGAAGCCGGTCACCGCCACCGGCAGGAGCAGCCGCGCCAGCGCATCCGCCGGCAGCAGCGGCGCCCGGACCCCGATCAGCCGCAGGTCGAAGGCCAGGATCGCCCCGACCAGAAGCGCGAATCCGAGGATGTGCGTGATCTCGACCAGCGGGT is part of the Azospirillum baldaniorum genome and harbors:
- a CDS encoding response regulator; protein product: MRFARPLKILLVEDDSLTAMALARMLEMAHCTVTTVTDGEAGLSALAEGTYDALVTDLVMPRLGGEAMIRQLRLDRPNLPIVVLSASPPEDGIPGLRDGDGGPLVILRKPVLAGELLTAMDELFLKT
- the plsY gene encoding glycerol-3-phosphate 1-O-acyltransferase PlsY, whose translation is MTLLVSALLGYLLGSIPFGLVLTRLAGLGDIRQIGSGNIGATNVLRTGNKPLAVATLILDSGKGAIAALIALAWAGPEAAVFAAGGAMLGHSFPVWLGFKGGKGVATALGVLLAVSWPVGVIACATWLAMAFLFKISSLSALTALGLSPIFGWIFGGPLVAGLCLFIAVLVAIRHSANITRLLKGEEPKISFGKKKA
- a CDS encoding dihydroorotase, encoding MSNANARVAYRNARLLDPASGLDQRGDLLTEGAKIADFGPSLFAGGVPEGIEVVDLQGQCLAPGLVDMRVLIGEPGEEEKDTIKSASRAAVAGGITAVVLLPNTDPVTDEVASLEFIARRAREVRLVKVFAYAAATRGTDGNEITEMGLLSRAGAVAFTDGTKAIASAKAMRRALSYARTFDKLIVQHPEEPSLASGGMMNSGERATRLGLVGIPREAEIIMIERDLRLLELSGGRLHFAHVSTGESVDLIRRAKARGLKVTCDTAPHYFALTETDVGDYRTFAKVSPPLRGEMDRRAIVEGLADGTIDAIASDHTPQDQDQKRLPFAQAACGVIGLETLFPLTLELVHKGAMPLLKALACVTVKPAELLGLPLGRIAKGAPADLIAFDLDVPWKVDVAAFKSKSKNSPFEDRPVQGRPLRTVVDGRTVWQFEG
- a CDS encoding aspartate carbamoyltransferase catalytic subunit, encoding MTGSPHSTTVFPHRHLLGIEGLTAGEITTILDLADGYVEQNRQPSKKSSLLDGRTIVNLFFENSTRTRTSFELAGKRLGADVINMSSDGSSVKKGETLIDTAMTLNAMHLDALVVRHADSGAVKLLADKVNCSVINAGDGHHEHPTQGLLDALAIRRRLGSLDGLIVAICGDILHSRVARSNIHLLNAMGARVRVVAPPTLIPSQIDRLGVEIHHSMATGLKDADVVMMLRLQTERMSGQYVPSTREYFYFYGLDYEKLAVAKPHAVVMHPGPMNRGVEIDSEVADDLKRSMILDQVELGVAVRMAVLDLLTRDRRGTDV